Genomic segment of Geminocystis herdmanii PCC 6308:
AGTATGGCGGCTAACGTTTGCGGACCCGCTTTTGGCTATTTGAAAGCAGGTATAAGACTTCATCGTCAAAACCTCAAAGGTTTATTCACCGCCGTCGAAGTGATGCCCTTGTTTGTGCATTAAATTTATGTTTCGTAGTAAGGGTTTTAACCCTTATTTTACTAATTTTTCCTTGATGCCTAATGAAAAATTAATTATAGTTAATGTTTAATAGCTCACCGTGTAATTTATTACACGGCTAATATGATCACGTTCAATAAATTGAACTCAACATTTTGTCTTAATTCCTCATTATTTATGAATTTGCCTCACAAAAAAATCGGTGTTGCGGTTATTGTCAACGAAGAAGGAAAAATTTTGATTGATAAACGATTACCTACTGGTTTAATGGCGAATTTGTGGGAATTTCCGGGAGGCAAAATTGAAGCTGGAGAAACCCCAGAAGACTGCATCATCCGAGAAATTAAAGAGGAATTGGGCGTTACGATCGAAATCGATCGACATTTAATAGATATTACCCATTCCTACAGTGAATTTATCGTTAGCTTATTTGTATATATTTGCAAACTAATTGAAGGACAACCTCAACCTTTAGAATGTGCCGAAGTGCGTTGGGTGACACCCTCAGAATTAGATAATTTTGAATTTCCTAGCGCTAATCAAGAAATTATTTCTATTTTGAAAAAGATGAATGAGGAATAATTTTGTACTTACTCTTTACTCGTTAAAAGTTTTTGCTTTCCTTAAATCTCCCTTAATAAGCAGGGTTTTTTCATTGTCGGGGTAAAATTACGCTTTGTCAGTTCAATTTATTGAACGAAAACTGTTAGCTTTGTCAATTTATTGCAAAGCGATTGATGTTAAGTTTGTCAGACTGCTAGGTAGTTATGAGTCGAAACCATTATCCCAAGGTGTAATTTATTACACGTCTAATAGATACCGTTCAATAAATTGAACTCAATTTCCACCAAAAATATCCTGATTTTTAATCTGAAAAAATAGCTAGATTTTTGATCAATTATAGTTTTCAGTCTGATATAATCAGTGTTGATAAGCTCCAATTTCAGGAAAAAAAGGTGCTAATTCTTCATAAATATTCAAGCCTAATTTTATTAGCATATTTTCCAAAACATGATCAGGAGAAAACCTTAAATAATTTTCGCTTATTTCTAAGCTAACATGACGATTTCCTAAATGATAAGCCGCTTTTAATAAATCTAATTTTGATTCACTTTTGACGGTAATAACAGGCTCTAATTTTGCTTTTATTCTAACAAAAAAAGTTGCTCGATCGTCCGTTAATATATCCTCTGATTCTAAGAAATTACCCCGTGATAAATTAATTTTCACCACGCTAATATTATGAGAATTTACTTCTTTTAGTTCGATCGTCTGTTTAATTTTTGTTCTCTCTTGTGCCGTTAAATATATAGTTAAATCAGGTTGTTTATGAGAGTCTAAATTTATTTTTTGAGTAAGAATAATCATCATTAAATCTTAACTAATGGGATGATGTACCGTAACTAATTTTGTGCCGTCTGGAAATGTCGCTTCTACCTGCACGTCTTCAATCATTTCTGCTATCCCTTCCATTACATCATCTTTGGTTAACAAGGTTGTACCATAACTCATTAATTCTGCCACAGTACGCCCCTCCCTCGCACCTTCTAAAATTGCTGAAGATATATAGGCGATCGACTCAGGATAGTTCAATTTGATTCCTTTTGCCTTACGTCTTTCTGCTAATAAACCTGCCGTAAAAATTAATAACTTGTCTTTTTCTTGAGGGGATAATTGCATAATTTTAGATGTTACTCAATGAAGGAAGAAAATCAAAAATTGATTATTTCCACAATATTTTAAAATTATTTTATTATATAATTGCGGTCATGCACTTTATTTTTATTAACCATGATTCCGGGCGAAATTTTTACACCAGAAGGAGTAATCGAGTTAAATCAAGGACGAGAAACTCTTAAAATTACGGTTGCTAATACGGGCGATCGACCTATTCAAATCGGCTCACATTTTCCCTTCCATAAAGTTAATTCTGCACTACAGTTCGATCGAGCAAAAACTACCTTGATGAGATTAAATATCCCCGCAGGTACAGCTATACGATTTGAGCCGGGAGACGAAAAAGAAGTAGAATTAGTCAAAATACAACCTACTCAAGAGAATTGAGAACGTGAAATTGAGCTAGATGTATTTTATACTTGGCGAGGGCATAACTTGAGTTTGGTGAAGGTAGGCAAAAGGCAAGTAGGCAAGAGGCAACTGTACATTTTGCAACATCAAATTATAACCTTGATGAGTATATCTTAATGATAACTCGGAAAATCGACTGAGATCGGGCATGGAGGTTACGGCGGATATTATTGCCAAAGAAGAAACCATACTCAAATATATTTTGCGCAAAGCAAGGTTATGGGTTGATGTGTAGAGAAAATTAAGACCGTATTATCGTATTTTTTCCGCTACACTTAAAGAGACGATCGATCGAACTAAAAACAAAGCAAATAACCCCGTCAGACCGAATAGAATCACGGAGAAGGAGTGATAAACCGTAGAAACGAGCAGGATAGCGTTCAAGAGAGAAAACCCCGTTAAACAAGTATAAATCAGGGTTTTTATCGCTAAATAAATACTGCGAGAGATTCTTTCAGCCTCCAAAGAACGAACCCTTAGTTGTAATTCTCCATCTTCGAGTTTGCCTTGAAAATCCTTTACCGTCGTTTCTAAACGGGAAGGTTTTTGTAATTGTTGTTGAATTAAAATTCTACCTTGACGAGCAACCATCAATAAGATATTATTAGGAGCAGTAGTTTGGGTAATCCGTCTAAAAAATGGCTGACTAGCAGACAACAAGCTATAGTTCGGATCGAGAGTACGAGCAATACCATCAAGGGTAGTTAAGGCTTTAATAATAAAAGTCATCTGGGGAGGCAAACGGAAAGGCTGTTGCTCAAACATGATATAAATTTCTGCACTAATTTCCCGAAAGGCATTAATATCCACAGGTTTATCTAAAAAACGGGTTAAGGAAAAACTGATTAACCGTTTAATTGCTGTCATGTCGCCGACGGGTTCGATTAAACCCATATAAACTAAAGTATCTAATACTTGATCCGCATCTTTACGCAACATCGCAAAGAACGTTTGTACCATTTGCTCCCGTGCTAATCCTTTGACTTGTGCCATCGCGCCAAAATCATAGAAAATGATTGAGCCATCGGGATTTACTGCCATATTACCCGGATGGGGATCAGATTGAAAAAAGCCGTCTTCTAATAGTTGTTTTAAATAGGTACAAATTCCCAATTCAATTAAGGGTTTAATGGGGATTCCTTTTTCTGCTAAAGTTTCTTTATCGTTAATTTTTATACCGGGTAAATATTCTAAAGTTAGTACGGTTTTAGTGGTGTATTCCCAATAAACTTTTGGTACAATAATTTTACTATCATTCTGAAAGTTATATCTAAATAATTCTGCATTTTTCCCCTCTTGAAGATAATCGATTTCGGCAAATAAAATTTCAAAAAATTCTTGATAAATTAATTTTAATTCATACTTTTTTATAGTGGGTATAAATCGATCGAGAAAATTAATTAAACTTTTTAATACTTTAAAATCAAGGTTAAATAATTTTTCTAAACCTTTTCTTTGTACCTTAATAACAACTTTTTCTCCTGTGGGTAAAGTTGCTCGATGTACTTGCCCTAAACTAGCTGCAGCGATGGGTACTCGATCGAAATCTGTAAAAATATTTTCTAATTTGTCACTTAACTCCATTTCAATAACAGTTATCGCTTCTTCAGATAAAAAAGGAGGAACTCGATCTTGTAATTGACTAAATTCTTCGACATATTCTAAAGGAATTAAATCAGGGCGTGTTGATAAAGCCTGTCCAATTTTAATGAAAGTTGGTCCCAACTTAATTAATTGTACCACTAACCATCTGGCTCTTTTATGATGTTGAGAAGCAGTATTTTTTTTGCGTAGAAAATCGAATAGAATTAATCCTGAAAATTGTATAGTTGTAAAGACAATATCCCATTGACGTTGTAAAGGGGAATAACGGTGATAATCCCATGATAAATTAGAAGGTAAAGCTCTCATTCAATCACATCGGAAATTTAAGGGTAAAAGTATTAAAATGATAGTTCGATTGGGGAACAAAAATACTGGAAACAGTTATTATCCCGTTTAAATTTTGCACTAAAGACTTTATCAAAGCTAATCCTAAACCTGTGCCACTATTTGTCACATTAGCTACCGATTTACCTTGATAAAATGGTTGAAAAATCAGAGGTTGTTCTTCTGGTTCGATCGTACATCCATAATTACTAATTGTGATAATATTATCAGATTTTTGGCTATAAATTTGTAAAGTAATATCACTTTGGGAAGCAGAGAATTTACTAGCATTGCGAAGTAACTCTTTTAAAATTAAACTCAAACTATTTAAGTCAGTATAAAGATAATCCTGTTTATTTTCAATAATCAAATTTATTTCTTTATAGTGTAATTCCTGAGAAAAAAAGTTATATAATTCATCTAATAAGGGTTTTAAATAAATTTTTTGAGATTCAAAGTTTAATTTATTTGACTCTAATTCTTGTAAAGTTAAAAGATTATTGACCAAATTAATTTCTTTTTCGCATTCATCTTCTATAATGTCTAAATAACGAATGATAGAATCATTTTTATTAACTAATTTAAGCATTTTAATCCCCATTTTCATATTAGATAAAGGGGTTTTTAAGGCATCACTTAAACTAGAAATAAATTCATCTTTAATCTTATTTAAACGTTTTAATTCTTCAATATGTCCTCGCATTTTTTGTCCTAATTTTGCTTGAACATCAAGACTAACTTTTAGTTGAGTTGTCCTTTCATCCACTAAAGATTGAACTTTAGCAACTGTTTGTTGATTAATTAGGGCAGTAGTTATTTGTTTTGCCATCCATTTTCCTGTTTCAATATCTCCTATTTGCCAACGTCTTGGCTTTTTATTTTGCATCACTAACAACCCCATAATTAAGGGAGTATAGTTGCTAATATTTCGCTGAAAAATTAAGGGAATTATTAATAAAGATTCTAATTTTTGTATGTCAAAAATATCTAATATATCGTTATCAATTTTAAGGTTATCTAATTGTTTTTTACTACTAATCTTCACAAAATTAGGTGCTTTTTGCCAACCATAACAAGTTAAAGCAGATTCTGATAATTGATAGGATAAAATAGCTTTTTTAGTGTTATTTTGAAAATTTAATTGCCAATCATAAATAATTTCTACTTCCGCAGAAGGGATTAATTGGGTGTTGTCTTGGGGAGAAAAATTGTCATACTTAAATCTTAATATAAAAACTCGATCGAGCTTAAGTATTTGAGCAGTGGTGGCAATATCATCATCAAAGATGTCATTCATTCTTATTTCAATTCTGCGATCGAAAGCTAAGTTTTATTATATGATAATAAATCCTTAATTATTAAATTTTATCTTGAAACAAGTAATAATCCTGATTAATATATTTATAATTGATGTAGTTTTAATTTGATGAAAACATGAAAAATGTATGGATGATCAATCAAGAAAATTTTTGACTCAAGATTCTGACTCTAAAGTATCTTTAGATTACGAACCTCATTTTGGTCAATATTATGA
This window contains:
- the mutT gene encoding 8-oxo-dGTP diphosphatase MutT — its product is MNLPHKKIGVAVIVNEEGKILIDKRLPTGLMANLWEFPGGKIEAGETPEDCIIREIKEELGVTIEIDRHLIDITHSYSEFIVSLFVYICKLIEGQPQPLECAEVRWVTPSELDNFEFPSANQEIISILKKMNEE
- a CDS encoding urease subunit beta, translated to MIPGEIFTPEGVIELNQGRETLKITVANTGDRPIQIGSHFPFHKVNSALQFDRAKTTLMRLNIPAGTAIRFEPGDEKEVELVKIQPTQEN
- the ureE gene encoding urease accessory protein UreE; this translates as MMIILTQKINLDSHKQPDLTIYLTAQERTKIKQTIELKEVNSHNISVVKINLSRGNFLESEDILTDDRATFFVRIKAKLEPVITVKSESKLDLLKAAYHLGNRHVSLEISENYLRFSPDHVLENMLIKLGLNIYEELAPFFPEIGAYQH
- the ureA gene encoding urease subunit gamma — protein: MQLSPQEKDKLLIFTAGLLAERRKAKGIKLNYPESIAYISSAILEGAREGRTVAELMSYGTTLLTKDDVMEGIAEMIEDVQVEATFPDGTKLVTVHHPIS
- a CDS encoding sensor histidine kinase, with amino-acid sequence MNDIFDDDIATTAQILKLDRVFILRFKYDNFSPQDNTQLIPSAEVEIIYDWQLNFQNNTKKAILSYQLSESALTCYGWQKAPNFVKISSKKQLDNLKIDNDILDIFDIQKLESLLIIPLIFQRNISNYTPLIMGLLVMQNKKPRRWQIGDIETGKWMAKQITTALINQQTVAKVQSLVDERTTQLKVSLDVQAKLGQKMRGHIEELKRLNKIKDEFISSLSDALKTPLSNMKMGIKMLKLVNKNDSIIRYLDIIEDECEKEINLVNNLLTLQELESNKLNFESQKIYLKPLLDELYNFFSQELHYKEINLIIENKQDYLYTDLNSLSLILKELLRNASKFSASQSDITLQIYSQKSDNIITISNYGCTIEPEEQPLIFQPFYQGKSVANVTNSGTGLGLALIKSLVQNLNGIITVSSIFVPQSNYHFNTFTLKFPM
- a CDS encoding ABC1 kinase family protein, whose product is MRALPSNLSWDYHRYSPLQRQWDIVFTTIQFSGLILFDFLRKKNTASQHHKRARWLVVQLIKLGPTFIKIGQALSTRPDLIPLEYVEEFSQLQDRVPPFLSEEAITVIEMELSDKLENIFTDFDRVPIAAASLGQVHRATLPTGEKVVIKVQRKGLEKLFNLDFKVLKSLINFLDRFIPTIKKYELKLIYQEFFEILFAEIDYLQEGKNAELFRYNFQNDSKIIVPKVYWEYTTKTVLTLEYLPGIKINDKETLAEKGIPIKPLIELGICTYLKQLLEDGFFQSDPHPGNMAVNPDGSIIFYDFGAMAQVKGLAREQMVQTFFAMLRKDADQVLDTLVYMGLIEPVGDMTAIKRLISFSLTRFLDKPVDINAFREISAEIYIMFEQQPFRLPPQMTFIIKALTTLDGIARTLDPNYSLLSASQPFFRRITQTTAPNNILLMVARQGRILIQQQLQKPSRLETTVKDFQGKLEDGELQLRVRSLEAERISRSIYLAIKTLIYTCLTGFSLLNAILLVSTVYHSFSVILFGLTGLFALFLVRSIVSLSVAEKIR